In Paraflavitalea devenefica, the following are encoded in one genomic region:
- a CDS encoding RNA polymerase sigma factor, which produces MIVNNLSRGDLHRNGLLPPNTKTDQSVFDELFHTYYSRIYGKALQLCKVHATAQDVAQQVFLKLWEKRADLAHIPNPEAWLFSVANHQIVDIFRNQLMQDKYTQFALHLLEQEASSPEDLLITRQQKQLMEKSLELLSPKQKEVYRLNRNEGMTYVEIATKLGISRDTVKEYMGIAIAKIKKFLREQQAEWLLLPAIVQLFF; this is translated from the coding sequence TTGATTGTCAACAATTTGTCGAGAGGTGATTTACATAGGAACGGACTGCTGCCCCCAAATACCAAAACTGATCAATCCGTTTTTGATGAGCTCTTTCATACTTATTACAGCCGCATATATGGTAAAGCGCTTCAATTGTGTAAAGTGCATGCCACTGCCCAGGATGTCGCGCAGCAGGTTTTTTTAAAGTTATGGGAAAAAAGAGCCGATCTGGCACATATCCCTAATCCTGAAGCCTGGCTGTTTAGTGTAGCCAATCATCAGATTGTGGATATATTTCGCAATCAGCTAATGCAAGACAAGTATACTCAATTTGCCCTTCATTTACTGGAGCAGGAAGCTTCCTCACCCGAAGATCTTTTGATCACCCGCCAGCAGAAACAACTAATGGAAAAGAGCCTGGAATTATTATCTCCTAAACAAAAAGAAGTGTATCGCCTGAATCGCAATGAAGGCATGACCTATGTTGAGATTGCAACGAAACTGGGGATCAGTCGCGATACCGTCAAGGAATACATGGGAATAGCGATTGCTAAAATAAAAAAGTTTCTACGGGAGCAACAGGCAGAATGGTTATTATTACCAGCCATTGTCCAATTATTTTTTTAG
- a CDS encoding GlxA family transcriptional regulator: MKHVSILVPEEAVLASITDPRYMFTAVNDFLIKAGDAPLFKVELVGLSKQVLLNQGTFTVHTDVLLQDVKKTDLIFVPAISGDLQAALAKNQDFIPWIVKQHALGAEVASLCIGAFLLASTGLLNGRKCSTHWIYANEFRNMFPEITLVDDRIITEEEGLYSSGGANSYWNLLVYLVEKYAGREMAIFTSKFFAIEIDRKSQSPFIMFNGQKKHEDEPIRMAQEFIEKNVTEKISVEELAVKFAIGRRHFERRFKKATNNTPVEYIQRVKIEAAKKHLENTRKNVNEVMYEVGYSDTKAFRTVFKKITGLSPIDYKNKYNKGAVVA, from the coding sequence ATGAAACACGTATCTATCCTGGTGCCTGAAGAGGCAGTCCTGGCAAGCATTACCGACCCCCGCTACATGTTTACGGCGGTCAATGATTTCCTGATAAAAGCAGGGGATGCACCCTTATTTAAAGTGGAACTGGTAGGACTTTCCAAACAAGTACTATTGAATCAGGGCACTTTTACTGTACATACCGATGTCCTGTTGCAGGATGTAAAAAAAACAGATTTGATCTTTGTGCCTGCCATCAGTGGTGATCTGCAGGCAGCGCTGGCCAAAAACCAGGATTTTATTCCCTGGATTGTAAAACAGCATGCCCTGGGGGCAGAAGTAGCCAGTCTTTGCATTGGCGCCTTCCTCCTGGCCTCCACCGGCCTGCTCAACGGTAGAAAATGTTCCACCCATTGGATCTATGCCAACGAATTCCGTAATATGTTTCCCGAGATCACCCTGGTAGATGACAGGATCATTACGGAAGAAGAAGGGCTTTATTCCAGCGGCGGGGCCAATTCTTACTGGAACCTGCTTGTATACCTGGTGGAAAAATATGCAGGCCGTGAAATGGCGATCTTCACCTCTAAATTCTTTGCCATAGAAATAGACCGGAAAAGCCAGTCGCCCTTTATCATGTTCAACGGGCAGAAAAAACATGAGGATGAACCCATCCGGATGGCGCAGGAATTCATTGAAAAAAATGTGACCGAGAAAATATCAGTGGAAGAGCTGGCCGTAAAATTTGCTATCGGGCGACGGCACTTTGAAAGGCGCTTTAAAAAAGCGACCAACAATACGCCTGTTGAATACATTCAGCGGGTGAAAATTGAAGCGGCCAAAAAACACCTGGAAAATACTCGCAAGAATGTCAATGAGGTTATGTATGAAGTAGGGTATTCTGATACCAAAGCCTTCCGGACCGTATTCAAGAAAATAACCGGTCTGTCGCCCATTGATTACAAGAACAAATACAACAAAGGAGCGGTAGTGGCCTAA
- a CDS encoding dihydrofolate reductase family protein: MRKVVVSINITLDGFMAGPHGELDWHFPLWNSEMADFAYEQLCMMDSILLGRVTYQAMASYWPYEANNNANGRQECNYAYMMNHYEKIVFSKTLRTVEWRNARLVKKNIAKEVAELKQQPGLDMIIFGSGSIVSQLMQLDLIDEYVLWLHPVVLGKGIPLFRELQHPYPLKLLKTKTFSSGVVILYYEKAARHKGNEATRGKGSEAIRKKGIEA; this comes from the coding sequence ATGAGAAAAGTAGTTGTATCTATTAATATTACGCTCGACGGCTTCATGGCAGGCCCCCATGGAGAGCTGGACTGGCATTTCCCCCTGTGGAACAGTGAAATGGCCGATTTCGCCTATGAACAGTTGTGCATGATGGACAGTATTTTACTGGGACGGGTGACTTACCAGGCCATGGCCAGTTACTGGCCCTATGAAGCCAATAACAACGCCAACGGCCGGCAGGAATGCAATTATGCCTATATGATGAATCATTACGAAAAGATCGTGTTTTCCAAAACGCTTCGGACTGTGGAATGGCGGAATGCCCGGCTGGTCAAGAAGAATATTGCCAAAGAGGTGGCTGAACTGAAGCAACAACCGGGGTTGGATATGATCATTTTTGGTAGTGGCAGCATTGTTTCACAATTAATGCAGTTGGATTTAATTGATGAATATGTATTGTGGTTACATCCGGTGGTATTGGGCAAAGGGATTCCTTTATTCCGGGAATTGCAGCATCCTTATCCCCTGAAACTGCTTAAGACAAAAACTTTTAGTTCGGGCGTAGTGATCCTTTATTATGAGAAGGCAGCAAGGCATAAAGGCAACGAGGCAACGAGGGGAAAAGGCAGCGAGGCAATAAGAAAGAAAGGCATTGAGGCATAA
- a CDS encoding pyrroloquinoline quinone-dependent dehydrogenase encodes MRLIALIYFFLLLAGVPVVCGQAPAKPVSGPSGEWPAYGNDAGGTRYSSLNQVNNRNVTALKVAWIYQTGELKMYEGTNVMKQAAFEATPIMTGGTLYFSTPTARVFAINAATGKEQWVFDPKMDLRNGYSEITSRGVSIWPAGGRPDGKNVTRIFIATIDGHLIALDAKTGKPIPSFGEQGTVDLNKGMGGRIGVTSPPAIIGNTVIVGSAMGDNQRFDYPPGTVRAYDVLTGKLKWGWDPIPRDSTDKAWATWKGPKAHQAGAANAWATISVDAARDLVFVPTSCPSPDYYGGERLGQNLYGNSIVALRASTGKLVWYYQVVHHDLWDYDIAAQPVLTNITKNGKQVPAVIVGTKMGHVFILHRETGQPLFPVEERPVAASDIPGEEAWRTQPFPVLPAPLGIQSISEKDAWGPTEQERAEAKKRIAQYTNKGIFTPPSYKGSVMTPGNAGGIHWGGMCVDPKQQVLVTNINLLPAIIRMVPREKIAEFRDKANNVVRGETGMQRGTPYVMNRDYLFKVDSNGFIMQTTPPWGTLVAIDLKSGLKKWEVPLGYMLDSAKYPGAQKWGSLNFGGAMVTAGNLIFVAASRDGHLRAFDTHTGAEVWKYLLPAGGQATPMTYAINGKQYIVIAAGGHGKLGTKLGDYVIAFALE; translated from the coding sequence ATGAGGCTAATAGCACTAATCTACTTCTTTCTCCTGCTGGCCGGCGTGCCTGTAGTCTGTGGGCAAGCACCCGCCAAACCAGTTTCTGGCCCTTCAGGCGAATGGCCCGCCTATGGTAATGACGCAGGCGGTACCCGTTATTCATCTTTGAACCAGGTAAACAACCGGAATGTAACTGCACTCAAGGTAGCCTGGATATACCAGACGGGCGAATTGAAAATGTATGAAGGTACCAATGTTATGAAACAGGCTGCTTTTGAAGCCACGCCTATCATGACCGGCGGCACGCTTTATTTCAGTACACCCACTGCGCGGGTATTCGCCATTAATGCTGCTACCGGTAAGGAACAATGGGTGTTTGATCCCAAAATGGACCTGCGGAATGGTTATTCAGAAATAACGTCAAGGGGGGTGTCTATCTGGCCCGCAGGTGGGAGGCCGGATGGTAAAAATGTAACAAGAATTTTTATCGCTACTATTGATGGCCACCTGATTGCGCTGGATGCCAAAACAGGCAAGCCCATTCCTTCTTTTGGCGAGCAAGGTACTGTTGATCTGAACAAAGGCATGGGTGGCCGGATCGGTGTTACTTCCCCGCCGGCCATTATTGGCAATACGGTGATTGTAGGTTCGGCGATGGGCGATAACCAACGGTTTGATTATCCACCCGGAACAGTGCGGGCATACGATGTACTGACGGGCAAGCTTAAATGGGGTTGGGACCCTATTCCCCGCGACTCAACGGATAAAGCATGGGCTACCTGGAAAGGTCCCAAGGCGCATCAGGCAGGCGCTGCCAATGCCTGGGCTACTATTTCTGTGGATGCTGCACGCGATCTTGTTTTTGTTCCGACCAGTTGCCCAAGCCCGGATTATTATGGCGGTGAACGGCTGGGGCAAAATTTGTATGGCAATTCTATTGTAGCCCTGCGCGCTTCTACCGGCAAACTGGTTTGGTATTACCAGGTGGTGCACCATGATCTCTGGGATTATGATATTGCTGCGCAACCGGTACTGACAAATATTACGAAAAATGGTAAGCAGGTTCCGGCAGTCATAGTGGGCACGAAGATGGGGCATGTTTTTATTCTGCACCGGGAAACGGGTCAGCCTTTATTTCCCGTGGAGGAACGACCGGTAGCTGCTTCGGATATTCCGGGTGAAGAAGCCTGGCGCACGCAGCCATTTCCTGTATTGCCGGCGCCATTGGGTATACAAAGTATCAGCGAAAAGGATGCCTGGGGCCCTACTGAGCAAGAAAGAGCAGAAGCTAAAAAGAGAATAGCCCAATACACCAATAAAGGCATTTTCACGCCGCCTTCGTACAAAGGTTCCGTAATGACACCGGGCAATGCCGGCGGTATTCACTGGGGTGGTATGTGTGTGGACCCAAAGCAACAGGTACTGGTCACCAATATTAACCTGCTGCCTGCTATTATACGTATGGTGCCACGCGAAAAGATTGCCGAGTTCAGGGATAAAGCAAACAATGTAGTACGGGGAGAAACCGGTATGCAACGGGGCACTCCTTATGTGATGAACCGGGATTATCTTTTCAAAGTGGATAGTAACGGATTCATAATGCAAACCACTCCTCCCTGGGGCACCCTGGTAGCGATAGACCTGAAGAGTGGTCTTAAAAAATGGGAGGTGCCGTTGGGTTATATGCTGGACTCTGCCAAATACCCGGGCGCCCAAAAATGGGGCTCACTCAATTTTGGCGGGGCTATGGTAACAGCAGGCAATTTAATATTTGTGGCTGCTTCCCGGGATGGTCATCTGCGCGCCTTCGATACCCACACTGGTGCTGAGGTTTGGAAGTACCTGCTGCCGGCTGGTGGACAGGCTACGCCCATGACCTATGCAATAAATGGTAAGCAGTATATCGTGATCGCTGCGGGCGGTCATGGAAAACTCGGGACTAAGCTGGGAGATTATGTGATTGCGTTTGCGCTGGAATAG
- a CDS encoding FecR family protein, with product MATEQITQEQFAHLYQKWRSQQLSEEEWRLFQQTATDPAMKSMLLAAVQQDLLSAEFDNLLTADERQEAYGLLMEKINASQAAMDAPAHRTHFLKTAWFKYAAAILIILGAVAYGWINSRHDSSLATTDDNKRLQPDIPPGGEKAVLILAGGTKIMLDSAANGNVAQQGNAQIVKLSNGQIAYHLQGKPDKVLWNTMSTPAGGQYQVMLPDGTKVWLNAASSITYPTAFPGKERSVRISGEAYFEVAKNKQKPFIIDVDGKSLVEVVGTSFNINSYVNEGSIKTTLLEGSVKVISEDKKAILKPGQQAQIALQAGTGNDRPSGKSSATIIINSSINLEQVMAWKNGIFNFNGEDLFTVMRQLERWYNINVQYQGAVSNVIFEGEMYRNANLSDVLEALQKMGVKFRLEGKKLIVTN from the coding sequence ATGGCAACTGAACAAATTACCCAGGAACAATTTGCCCATTTATACCAGAAATGGCGCTCACAGCAGCTCTCCGAAGAGGAATGGCGCCTGTTTCAGCAAACGGCTACCGATCCGGCCATGAAAAGTATGCTGTTGGCCGCTGTGCAGCAAGACCTGCTGTCGGCTGAGTTTGATAATTTATTAACTGCCGATGAACGTCAGGAGGCTTATGGTCTATTAATGGAAAAGATCAATGCTTCTCAGGCAGCCATGGATGCCCCTGCTCACCGTACTCACTTCCTGAAAACAGCCTGGTTTAAGTATGCTGCCGCCATTCTTATCATACTCGGCGCTGTCGCTTACGGCTGGATAAATAGCCGCCATGATAGTAGCCTCGCCACAACAGATGACAACAAACGCTTGCAACCGGATATTCCTCCTGGTGGTGAAAAGGCAGTTTTAATACTGGCCGGTGGGACAAAGATTATGCTGGATAGTGCTGCCAATGGAAATGTAGCCCAGCAGGGAAACGCTCAGATCGTGAAATTATCCAACGGTCAGATTGCTTATCATTTACAAGGCAAACCGGACAAAGTATTGTGGAATACAATGAGCACGCCTGCCGGCGGACAGTATCAGGTAATGCTACCCGACGGAACAAAGGTTTGGCTTAATGCCGCCAGTTCCATTACCTACCCAACTGCATTTCCTGGTAAAGAAAGGTCTGTCAGGATTTCCGGGGAAGCTTATTTTGAAGTGGCAAAAAACAAGCAGAAACCTTTTATTATTGATGTCGATGGAAAATCACTCGTGGAAGTAGTAGGAACAAGCTTTAACATCAACTCCTATGTGAACGAAGGTAGTATTAAGACAACCCTATTGGAAGGAAGCGTGAAAGTGATCAGCGAAGACAAAAAAGCCATCCTCAAACCAGGTCAACAGGCTCAAATAGCTCTCCAGGCCGGGACAGGTAATGACCGGCCATCTGGAAAGAGCAGTGCCACTATAATAATCAACTCATCCATAAACCTGGAGCAGGTTATGGCATGGAAGAATGGAATATTTAATTTCAATGGAGAGGATCTGTTCACAGTCATGCGACAATTGGAGAGATGGTACAATATTAATGTTCAATATCAAGGTGCTGTATCCAATGTAATTTTCGAAGGTGAAATGTACAGGAATGCCAATCTTTCTGATGTGTTGGAGGCCTTGCAGAAAATGGGCGTAAAATTCAGGCTGGAAGGGAAGAAATTAATAGTTACCAATTAG
- a CDS encoding SusD/RagB family nutrient-binding outer membrane lipoprotein, with the protein MTAHNKISAILFSLLLITITHTGCRKGWLDVNYNPGELTDSLATPDLVLPSLLDEWTAASGMDFKVNFNGLLNQWMGYWCEPLASPGNSAQTYNIVTTSWSCNPRISPLLLENKARRTNQTFYEGIARIIQALTWSRNVDVLNNIPYREAFKQHITQPKYDKGQFIYEELMKQLDTSIHLIKNAALDKNLRITTADIMFHGDKGKWVRFANTLKLRLLVHQANRPERTAYIQKEIDKILAEGSGFLNSGEDASVNPGYNEQQQSLLYQVYCRHNIYAFFWYAASANIVGLNFLKENNDPRLGFFYAPVQMSVPAGAPEPFSQPGPLEYRGNKFGLPVNEAEYQHQGALYVSQAGSIAAHGPVTPSSSGIFKGYNMNDWIMTSIESLFLQAEAVQRGWIPGDAELAYKNAVRESFRWLNVGGNSTLPELSDAVFNEWYNDQVDNGNPYVSWPDAPNKYKLLMFQKYLAFNGIEPFETWVDYRRNNAYPGIPLSADPGRVADVMPVRMPYQELEYINNAENVKQQGVINIFTSKIWWMPD; encoded by the coding sequence ATGACAGCGCATAACAAAATATCAGCGATCCTATTTTCACTGCTATTGATCACTATTACTCATACAGGCTGCCGTAAGGGATGGCTGGATGTGAATTACAATCCGGGAGAACTGACCGATAGCCTTGCGACACCCGACCTGGTGTTACCTTCCTTACTGGACGAATGGACGGCAGCAAGCGGCATGGACTTCAAAGTAAATTTTAATGGCTTGCTGAACCAATGGATGGGATACTGGTGCGAACCGCTGGCATCTCCGGGTAATTCCGCCCAAACGTATAATATCGTAACTACCAGTTGGTCCTGCAATCCAAGGATCAGTCCGCTGTTGCTGGAGAACAAAGCCCGCCGCACCAATCAAACTTTTTATGAGGGGATAGCCAGGATCATACAGGCGCTTACCTGGAGCAGGAATGTAGACGTTCTCAATAATATTCCATACCGGGAAGCCTTCAAACAACATATCACGCAGCCAAAATATGATAAGGGGCAATTCATTTATGAGGAATTGATGAAGCAACTGGACACCTCCATCCACCTGATAAAAAACGCTGCACTTGACAAGAACCTGAGAATAACAACGGCTGATATTATGTTTCACGGTGACAAGGGTAAATGGGTCCGGTTCGCGAACACCCTGAAACTTCGCTTACTCGTTCACCAGGCTAACCGCCCCGAAAGAACGGCGTATATTCAAAAGGAGATTGATAAAATACTGGCAGAAGGGTCCGGGTTTCTTAACAGTGGTGAAGATGCATCCGTTAACCCGGGGTATAATGAGCAGCAACAAAGCTTGCTGTACCAGGTATATTGCAGGCACAATATCTATGCTTTCTTTTGGTATGCAGCTTCGGCAAATATTGTAGGCCTGAATTTCCTGAAAGAAAATAATGATCCAAGGTTAGGGTTTTTCTATGCTCCTGTGCAGATGTCTGTGCCGGCAGGTGCCCCCGAACCCTTTTCCCAGCCCGGCCCTTTGGAATACCGGGGCAATAAATTCGGGCTTCCGGTTAATGAAGCTGAATATCAGCACCAGGGCGCATTGTATGTATCACAAGCAGGAAGCATAGCTGCTCATGGACCTGTTACTCCGTCTTCTTCAGGAATTTTTAAAGGGTATAATATGAATGATTGGATAATGACAAGCATTGAAAGCCTTTTTTTACAGGCAGAAGCTGTACAAAGAGGATGGATACCCGGAGATGCCGAACTCGCCTACAAGAATGCGGTAAGAGAATCTTTCAGATGGCTGAACGTAGGCGGGAACAGCACCTTGCCGGAACTTTCCGATGCTGTGTTTAACGAATGGTATAATGATCAGGTAGATAACGGAAATCCCTATGTAAGCTGGCCTGATGCGCCCAACAAATATAAATTGCTGATGTTCCAGAAATACCTGGCATTTAATGGCATTGAGCCATTTGAAACATGGGTGGATTACAGGAGGAACAATGCCTACCCTGGCATTCCCTTATCTGCTGATCCGGGACGGGTTGCTGATGTCATGCCAGTCAGAATGCCATACCAGGAGTTGGAGTATATCAACAATGCAGAAAATGTAAAGCAGCAGGGAGTCATCAATATATTTACCAGCAAGATATGGTGGATGCCTGATTGA
- a CDS encoding SusC/RagA family TonB-linked outer membrane protein translates to MKLTAFLLTAAFLNVSAKAVSQNITFTGQHVSLESVFAAVKKQTGYLFLYPRAALRAAKPVSVSAQDLPLEKFLAEVFRSQPLEYNIKGKNIFVSLKPTVTGSSNQQRSSNVALGMLKDTLIHVTGSVTNDQGKPLSGANIFIRRTGRGTTSDPHGNFTIEASTGDILIISFIGYDTREVKISSANAGTILLKLKPASLGDVIVTTAYGIEKRTKELGYAVAKVKGEDINRTNPGNFLSGLVGKVSGLNISSLSPDMTPDNNIMLRGIRSINQSANNQPLFILNGSPLSFGADQNSATLALDFLNNLNPNDIQDITVLKGANGAALYGPEGVNGVIIITTKRGDKEGLKIGFRSSTAFQYIDFSQRKVQTQFGAGNLTDAQGNPVYNPVGAELWGPAFNNELVPLGRPDENGETQQVPYRYSDDRQQFWDVARITQSNLSISQSDNKSDFYLGLSYTDQTGLLPGDKQNKVGILLNTGRQFNKWNVRINLGYTLTNADKGPSSIKTDMTPPHVPLTSYKDFINDHWADRNHYWADETENPYETIASNRRKSTENALTGNLDFTIKPLKWLTITERPGITYSASYTKATNAPRIYSDFAKAYGAMGRWVSYRDIPARLSEETLTSLAINNDLLLTGLHNAGSFSFRTTLGNTIRQNYTKEVIGSTSYLVIPVYNLAYGRMGETFPREKSVLSRFYSLFSTFSVGYRDMVFLELTGRNDWDSKLAVTARNKNFYSGANTSIVLSEMIPALSKMKWLSSARLRASVTRTANMNIRPYQTERILDLYRIYGDLVSYIYKGNNPNPFIKPENLISQEYGGSFSFLNQHINLDITYYKQRNNGLILDVVNSLYSGAPTIDNAGVYDNMGWEFDVKINRLFKAGHFQAGMDIRLALNDNKVISLPPVYNNQLMAYVGPAQVIARTGHHAFEFNLTDWRRTPDGKIIVNSATGMPELDYANPVFTGRTLPRYSGAANLNLEWKKLKLYLLGEFRGGNHQYNGAGSLDTRMGWSPLTVYNNREPFVLPNSVYDDGSGKYVENTAIKITAIRDFYQNYASSASIPYLVKADFFKLREISLTYDLTLKIKPVKNILLGVYGRDIASIYAKGNFYGDPLMVRGPGWSRGMINPGGESNLSNVAGAAANETRLPGTIMYGFVVNVGF, encoded by the coding sequence ATGAAACTAACCGCTTTTCTACTTACCGCCGCGTTCCTGAATGTCAGCGCAAAAGCTGTGTCGCAGAACATCACGTTTACAGGTCAGCATGTTAGCCTCGAATCAGTTTTTGCAGCAGTAAAAAAACAGACGGGGTATCTTTTCCTTTATCCCAGGGCCGCTCTTCGCGCTGCTAAACCGGTTTCGGTTTCGGCGCAGGACCTTCCCCTGGAAAAATTTCTTGCTGAAGTATTCAGGTCGCAACCGCTTGAATACAACATTAAAGGCAAAAATATTTTTGTATCACTCAAACCAACCGTTACCGGGTCTTCTAACCAACAACGCTCATCAAATGTAGCATTGGGTATGCTTAAGGATACGTTGATCCACGTTACCGGCAGCGTTACGAACGATCAGGGAAAACCATTGAGCGGTGCTAATATATTCATCAGGAGAACTGGTCGTGGCACCACCTCCGATCCTCATGGAAATTTTACCATCGAAGCTTCAACGGGCGACATATTGATTATCTCTTTTATAGGGTATGATACAAGAGAGGTTAAGATCAGTTCAGCCAATGCCGGTACTATATTGCTAAAACTGAAACCCGCCTCTCTGGGTGATGTAATTGTGACTACAGCATACGGGATTGAAAAAAGAACAAAAGAGCTGGGATATGCTGTCGCCAAAGTAAAGGGGGAAGATATAAACCGCACTAACCCGGGAAACTTTCTTTCGGGGTTGGTAGGTAAGGTCTCAGGTCTCAATATTTCTTCATTAAGTCCTGACATGACTCCGGATAATAATATTATGTTGAGAGGTATCAGGTCTATTAATCAATCGGCCAACAATCAGCCATTGTTCATATTGAATGGTTCGCCACTTTCTTTTGGAGCAGACCAGAACTCAGCTACCCTGGCGCTGGATTTTCTGAATAATCTCAATCCGAATGATATTCAGGATATCACCGTACTTAAAGGGGCAAATGGTGCTGCATTATATGGCCCCGAAGGGGTGAACGGTGTTATTATTATTACAACCAAACGGGGCGATAAGGAAGGGCTTAAGATAGGTTTCAGAAGCAGTACCGCTTTTCAGTATATAGATTTCAGTCAGCGAAAAGTGCAGACACAATTCGGCGCCGGAAATCTGACAGATGCTCAGGGCAACCCGGTGTACAATCCCGTTGGTGCTGAATTATGGGGACCGGCATTTAATAATGAGCTCGTTCCGCTGGGAAGACCGGATGAAAATGGTGAAACCCAGCAAGTCCCCTACAGGTATTCGGATGACCGGCAGCAATTCTGGGATGTTGCAAGGATTACGCAGAGCAATCTTTCCATTTCGCAATCGGATAACAAGTCTGACTTCTATCTCGGTCTTTCTTATACAGATCAGACTGGCCTGCTTCCGGGCGACAAACAGAACAAGGTTGGCATATTGCTGAATACAGGAAGGCAATTCAATAAATGGAATGTTCGTATCAACCTTGGTTATACATTGACCAACGCTGATAAAGGGCCCAGCAGTATCAAAACCGACATGACACCGCCACATGTTCCGCTCACGAGCTATAAAGATTTTATAAATGATCATTGGGCCGACCGCAATCATTACTGGGCAGATGAAACAGAAAATCCTTATGAAACAATAGCCAGTAACAGGCGTAAATCCACAGAAAATGCATTAACAGGGAATCTTGATTTTACAATAAAGCCATTGAAATGGCTCACTATCACAGAACGCCCCGGAATCACGTATAGCGCTTCCTACACCAAAGCAACCAATGCCCCCAGGATCTATTCTGATTTTGCAAAAGCATACGGTGCTATGGGAAGATGGGTGAGCTACAGGGATATTCCGGCCCGGCTCAGCGAGGAAACACTTACCTCATTGGCCATTAATAACGATCTGTTGCTGACAGGTCTGCACAATGCCGGTTCTTTCTCCTTCCGCACTACGCTGGGCAATACCATAAGGCAGAACTATACAAAAGAAGTCATAGGCAGCACCTCTTACCTGGTTATTCCTGTCTATAATCTTGCCTATGGAAGAATGGGAGAAACATTTCCCCGGGAGAAATCCGTCCTTTCAAGATTTTATTCTCTGTTCAGTACATTTTCAGTAGGATACAGAGACATGGTATTCCTTGAGCTTACGGGGCGGAATGACTGGGATTCCAAACTTGCCGTAACCGCCCGTAATAAAAATTTTTATTCCGGTGCAAATACTTCGATCGTGCTTTCAGAAATGATTCCCGCATTATCAAAAATGAAATGGTTATCATCGGCCAGGTTGAGAGCATCTGTTACCCGCACGGCAAATATGAATATCAGGCCATACCAGACAGAAAGAATACTCGATCTATACCGCATTTATGGTGACCTGGTATCCTATATCTATAAGGGGAATAATCCCAATCCCTTTATCAAACCGGAGAATTTGATTTCACAGGAGTATGGCGGAAGCTTTTCTTTTTTAAACCAGCATATTAACCTGGATATCACGTATTATAAGCAGCGAAATAACGGGCTTATTCTCGATGTCGTTAACTCCCTATATAGTGGGGCGCCAACTATTGATAATGCAGGCGTATATGATAACATGGGATGGGAGTTTGATGTAAAGATCAACAGGTTGTTCAAGGCCGGACATTTTCAGGCAGGCATGGATATTCGACTGGCGCTGAATGATAATAAAGTGATCTCTCTGCCGCCTGTATATAATAATCAATTGATGGCGTATGTAGGGCCTGCCCAGGTAATTGCCCGGACCGGTCATCATGCTTTTGAATTTAATCTGACCGACTGGAGGCGAACACCTGACGGAAAGATAATTGTAAACAGCGCAACAGGAATGCCGGAGCTTGACTATGCCAACCCGGTATTTACCGGAAGAACACTGCCTCGCTATTCTGGGGCAGCTAACTTGAACCTGGAGTGGAAGAAACTTAAACTATACCTATTAGGAGAATTCAGGGGAGGCAATCACCAGTACAATGGGGCAGGGAGCCTGGACACCCGCATGGGATGGTCACCACTCACAGTATATAATAACAGGGAACCCTTTGTACTTCCCAATTCTGTTTATGACGACGGATCAGGTAAATATGTGGAAAATACAGCTATAAAAATAACAGCCATTCGTGATTTTTACCAGAACTATGCTTCATCGGCCAGCATTCCCTATCTCGTAAAAGCTGACTTTTTTAAACTGAGGGAAATATCCCTCACCTACGATTTAACATTAAAAATAAAACCGGTTAAAAATATTTTACTGGGCGTATATGGCCGTGATATAGCATCCATTTATGCAAAAGGAAATTTTTACGGAGACCCCTTGATGGTCAGGGGGCCGGGATGGTCAAGGGGAATGATCAACCCAGGTGGTGAATCCAATTTGAGCAATGTTGCCGGTGCAGCCGCGAACGAAACAAGACTACCTGGCACGATCATGTATGGATTTGTGGTAAATGTAGGTTTCTAA